A window of the Synechococcus sp. JA-3-3Ab genome harbors these coding sequences:
- a CDS encoding zinc metalloprotease HtpX has translation MTPDALQAGREALQQGRFQEAIQLLEAYLAQSRQRGEAGASDSQALEAQMNLVRAYHQLGETEKARALCLELLQHPDPQARGWAQKILPRLPQTVEKPAASPPSPEPAPEAQPLSSRQRAGQLGLKIPLPERAGPLRWAKWGSLGVGILFLWWLSFVLVGAHLDFGRLSFPRQLWFLQGLLPWLRNGLRWLVAGSLAVNFGVGLLFFAPWLMDHLHRRLHKLRWATLGEIERHSPETARLLQRLCAQKQLKLPRLGVIPEGGPLAFVYGTLPDGGRIVVTQALLQQLAPDEIAAVYAQALGRILNGDILILTLLGSPVQLVYLALEQVSQLANKRRDLIGHVAPLLYLIYTVLSYPLFFLCRLGTYHADHFAVEATGNPNGLMAALLKAAAGLQEAHKNDRRPSSLLHCTRLFSFLDFKTTAAASAASRLRDPAQAGQVFLWDQLNPWARWMQVNSSHPLLGHRFQVLAGYAQRLRLLPELSLGSGPKLDGARLQSRFWLDLAIYAAEVSGMVIGWLLGLILYLALPDRLDPKVIAATAVVGYGLGLGSKAVLMYRGSLSPQPTDVLHLLADPEADPCRSQPVELEGELVGLGQAGYQLGAELKLQDATGLMPLRFTSSLGPVGNVFSGLKRLRALMGQRVKVVGWFRRGNTAWVDLAYVQAGSQQLHSRPRLWLALFGLGVVLFGVWGAFSFPNLRFYLRR, from the coding sequence ATGACCCCCGATGCCCTTCAGGCCGGCAGGGAGGCGCTGCAGCAGGGCCGTTTCCAAGAAGCCATCCAACTGCTGGAGGCCTACTTGGCGCAGTCTCGCCAGCGGGGCGAAGCAGGCGCATCCGACAGCCAAGCCCTGGAGGCCCAGATGAACCTGGTGCGGGCCTACCATCAGTTGGGCGAGACGGAGAAGGCGCGGGCGCTTTGTCTGGAACTGCTGCAGCACCCGGATCCGCAGGCGCGAGGCTGGGCCCAAAAAATCCTGCCCCGCCTGCCCCAAACGGTGGAAAAACCCGCTGCTTCCCCACCCTCCCCAGAGCCAGCTCCTGAGGCTCAGCCGCTCTCCAGCCGCCAACGGGCCGGTCAATTGGGCCTGAAGATCCCCCTGCCGGAGCGGGCCGGCCCTCTGCGCTGGGCCAAGTGGGGATCCCTGGGGGTGGGCATTCTGTTCCTCTGGTGGCTGAGTTTTGTGCTGGTGGGCGCTCACCTGGATTTCGGACGGCTGAGTTTTCCGCGGCAGCTTTGGTTTTTGCAGGGGTTGCTGCCCTGGCTGCGCAATGGCCTGCGCTGGTTGGTAGCCGGCAGCCTGGCGGTCAACTTTGGCGTCGGCCTTTTGTTTTTTGCCCCCTGGCTGATGGATCACCTGCACCGGCGGCTGCACAAGCTGCGCTGGGCCACCTTGGGGGAAATCGAGCGCCACAGTCCCGAGACTGCCCGTCTGCTGCAGCGCCTCTGCGCCCAAAAACAGCTAAAACTGCCTCGGCTGGGGGTGATCCCGGAAGGGGGGCCGCTGGCTTTTGTCTATGGCACGCTTCCCGACGGCGGCCGCATCGTGGTCACCCAGGCCCTGTTGCAGCAGCTTGCCCCGGATGAGATTGCCGCCGTCTATGCCCAAGCCCTGGGGCGCATCCTCAACGGCGACATCTTGATCCTGACCCTACTGGGATCCCCCGTTCAACTGGTTTACTTGGCCCTGGAGCAGGTGAGCCAACTGGCAAACAAGCGGCGGGATCTGATCGGGCATGTGGCTCCGCTGCTCTACCTGATCTACACGGTGCTCTCCTATCCCCTGTTTTTCCTCTGTCGCCTCGGCACCTACCACGCCGACCATTTTGCAGTGGAAGCGACGGGCAATCCCAACGGTCTGATGGCCGCTCTGCTCAAAGCGGCTGCCGGCCTGCAGGAGGCCCACAAAAACGACCGCCGCCCCTCTTCGCTGCTGCACTGCACCCGCCTCTTCAGCTTCTTGGACTTCAAAACCACCGCCGCCGCCAGTGCCGCCAGCCGCCTGCGGGATCCCGCCCAAGCCGGCCAAGTCTTTCTCTGGGATCAGCTCAACCCCTGGGCCCGCTGGATGCAGGTCAACTCCAGCCATCCGTTGCTGGGGCACCGCTTCCAGGTCTTGGCGGGGTATGCCCAACGGCTGCGCCTGCTGCCAGAGTTGAGCCTGGGATCCGGACCCAAGTTGGATGGGGCCCGTCTGCAAAGCCGCTTCTGGCTGGATCTGGCTATCTATGCTGCCGAAGTGAGCGGGATGGTAATTGGCTGGCTCCTGGGGCTGATCCTCTATCTGGCGCTGCCAGATCGCCTCGATCCCAAGGTGATTGCGGCAACAGCGGTGGTGGGCTATGGCCTGGGCCTGGGATCCAAGGCGGTCTTGATGTACCGCGGATCCCTGTCGCCCCAGCCGACCGATGTGCTGCACTTGCTGGCCGATCCCGAGGCGGATCCCTGCCGCAGCCAGCCGGTGGAGTTGGAGGGGGAATTGGTGGGGCTGGGACAGGCTGGCTACCAACTGGGGGCAGAGCTGAAGCTGCAAGATGCCACTGGGCTGATGCCGCTGCGCTTCACCTCTTCCCTGGGGCCGGTGGGCAATGTCTTTTCCGGCCTGAAGCGGCTCCGCGCCCTCATGGGTCAGCGCGTCA
- a CDS encoding competence/damage-inducible protein A, which translates to MSPPQTAIPQGAEILCIGTELLLGEITNTNAQYLAAELAKLGIPHYYQTVVGDNEARIHHALEVACNRSRLILITGGLGPTPDDLTHAALASFFGVEMVEHPQVWEEIRQKYGQRGMEPSPSNRKQAFLPQGATVLPNPVGSACGLIWQPRPDLHILTFPGVPREMQQMWQETAVPYLRSLGWGQEVFYSRVLRYWGIPESTLAERVGSLLAGENPTVAPYASQGEVRLRVTGRAPTREAAEALIAPVVEQILQVSGEDYFGSDEATLASVVGELLLQRGQTLAVAESCTGGLLGQLVTGIPGSSRYFVGGIVAYDNRIKEQLLRVDPETLRQHGAVSEPVAAQMALGAKQVLGSDWALSITGIAGPEGGTSTKPVGLVYLGLADPEGKVEVHEYRFGSLRGREGVRWWSAQTALDCLRRRLLHYPLSGGSTSARPNP; encoded by the coding sequence ATGAGCCCACCGCAAACCGCTATTCCCCAGGGGGCTGAGATCCTCTGCATTGGCACAGAGTTGCTCTTGGGAGAGATCACCAACACCAACGCCCAATATCTGGCAGCCGAGCTGGCCAAGCTGGGGATCCCCCATTATTACCAAACGGTGGTGGGGGACAACGAAGCCCGCATCCACCACGCCCTGGAGGTGGCCTGCAACCGCTCCCGTTTGATTTTGATCACCGGCGGCCTGGGGCCGACCCCTGATGATCTGACCCACGCGGCGCTGGCCTCTTTCTTCGGGGTGGAGATGGTGGAGCACCCGCAGGTTTGGGAGGAGATCCGGCAGAAGTACGGCCAGCGAGGTATGGAGCCCTCCCCCAGCAACCGCAAGCAGGCCTTTTTGCCTCAGGGGGCAACCGTCCTGCCCAACCCGGTCGGCAGCGCCTGTGGCCTCATCTGGCAGCCGCGGCCCGACCTGCACATCCTCACCTTTCCCGGGGTGCCGCGGGAGATGCAGCAGATGTGGCAGGAGACGGCTGTGCCCTATTTGCGCTCCCTGGGCTGGGGCCAGGAGGTGTTCTACAGCCGCGTGTTGCGCTACTGGGGCATTCCCGAATCGACCTTGGCCGAACGGGTGGGATCCCTGCTGGCGGGGGAAAATCCCACCGTGGCACCCTACGCCAGCCAGGGGGAGGTGCGCCTGCGGGTTACCGGACGCGCCCCCACGCGCGAGGCGGCGGAAGCGTTGATTGCCCCGGTGGTGGAGCAGATTTTACAGGTTTCTGGGGAAGACTACTTCGGCAGCGACGAGGCCACCTTGGCCAGCGTGGTGGGGGAGCTGCTGCTGCAGCGGGGGCAAACGCTGGCGGTGGCGGAATCCTGCACCGGCGGGCTCCTGGGGCAATTGGTGACCGGGATCCCGGGCAGCTCCCGCTATTTTGTCGGCGGGATTGTTGCCTACGACAACCGCATCAAGGAGCAGCTTTTGCGGGTGGATCCAGAGACGCTGCGGCAGCACGGGGCCGTGAGCGAGCCGGTGGCGGCCCAGATGGCCCTGGGGGCCAAGCAAGTCCTCGGCTCCGACTGGGCCCTGAGCATTACCGGCATTGCCGGCCCAGAGGGGGGAACATCCACCAAGCCGGTTGGCCTGGTCTATCTGGGCTTGGCCGACCCGGAGGGGAAAGTGGAAGTCCACGAGTACCGCTTCGGCAGCTTGCGGGGCCGAGAGGGGGTGCGCTGGTGGAGCGCCCAGACGGCGCTGGATTGCCTGCGGCGGCGCTTGCTCCACTACCCCCTTTCGGGGGGATCCACCTCAGCAAGGCCAAATCCTTGA
- a CDS encoding GNAT family N-acetyltransferase yields the protein MEIRPATPEDAPVLFDLICALAEYEKLSHLVTGSAELLRQHLFGPEAFVSALLAEVEGQAVGFALYFRNFSTFLTRPGIYLEDLFVLPEFRGRGIGRALLARVAQEAVAKGYGRLEWMVLDWNQPALEFYRRLGAKPHPEWILHRVVGADLEALARLAEDPWRA from the coding sequence ATGGAAATCCGCCCTGCCACCCCTGAGGATGCGCCCGTTCTGTTTGATCTCATTTGTGCTTTGGCCGAGTACGAGAAGCTGAGCCACTTGGTAACGGGATCCGCTGAGCTGCTGCGACAGCATCTGTTTGGCCCCGAGGCCTTCGTTTCGGCGTTGCTGGCGGAGGTAGAAGGGCAGGCGGTGGGCTTTGCTCTTTACTTTCGCAATTTCTCCACCTTCCTCACCCGGCCGGGAATCTACCTGGAAGACCTGTTCGTGTTGCCGGAGTTCCGGGGCAGGGGCATCGGCAGGGCGCTCTTGGCGCGGGTGGCCCAGGAGGCGGTGGCCAAAGGATACGGGCGGCTGGAGTGGATGGTTTTGGATTGGAACCAGCCGGCATTGGAGTTCTACCGGCGCCTGGGCGCCAAGCCACATCCCGAGTGGATCCTGCACCGCGTGGTGGGTGCTGATTTGGAAGCTTTGGCTCGGCTGGCCGAGGATCCCTGGCGAGCTTGA
- the tnpA gene encoding IS200/IS605 family transposase, which yields MVVAGQDPVLVGENHETVLAFSATSYNIGHRSVYSLQIHLVLVTKYRRRVITAPMLQRLEDIFRATCQKWRCSLVEFNGEADYVHLLVSFPPDVQVSKLVNNLKTVSSRLIRKEFATEVARFYSKPVFWTGAYFVASCGGVTVEELKKYVEQQATPRL from the coding sequence TTGGTCGTCGCTGGGCAGGATCCGGTACTCGTGGGTGAGAATCATGAGACGGTTCTAGCATTTAGCGCAACGAGCTACAACATAGGCCATCGTTCTGTTTACAGCCTACAAATCCACTTGGTGCTGGTGACAAAGTACCGTCGTCGGGTGATAACTGCTCCAATGTTGCAGAGGCTGGAAGATATATTTCGAGCGACCTGCCAAAAGTGGCGCTGTTCCTTGGTGGAGTTCAACGGTGAGGCGGATTATGTGCATCTGTTGGTGAGTTTTCCGCCGGATGTTCAGGTCTCGAAGCTGGTGAACAACCTGAAAACAGTCTCCAGCCGGTTGATTCGCAAAGAGTTCGCCACAGAGGTGGCACGGTTCTACAGCAAGCCTGTATTTTGGACAGGGGCCTATTTTGTTGCCTCTTGTGGTGGGGTCACCGTTGAGGAGTTGAAGAAGTATGTCGAGCAGCAGGCAACGCCCAGATTGTGA
- a CDS encoding DUF6464 family protein, producing the protein MVPALILGVGLWLGLTFLAQLLPLLEKRGSRRPSSWDEPTPSRQLQPTSSWDPSCRYFSRSPYLPCAVNPLGPCRCPHYVARCQSSTDPGAGSTG; encoded by the coding sequence ATGGTGCCAGCGCTGATCCTGGGAGTCGGTTTGTGGTTGGGCCTGACGTTCTTGGCCCAGTTGCTCCCTCTGCTGGAAAAGAGAGGCTCCCGTCGCCCCTCAAGCTGGGATGAGCCCACTCCCTCCCGCCAGCTGCAGCCCACCTCGAGTTGGGATCCCTCCTGCCGCTACTTTTCTCGCTCGCCCTATCTGCCCTGTGCTGTGAACCCCCTGGGCCCCTGTCGCTGCCCCCACTACGTCGCGCGTTGCCAGAGCTCCACCGACCCAGGAGCGGGGTCAACAGGTTAG
- a CDS encoding Mrp/NBP35 family ATP-binding protein — translation MTTSTLDAAAILEALRPVQDPELRRSLVELNMIRDIRVEPKRVAFTLVLTTPACPLREFIVDECKAAIRRLAPVEAIDVTVTAETPRSPSLPDRQSVPGVRNIIAISSGKGGVGKTSVSVNVAVALAQSGARVGLLDADIYGPNVPLMLGLQDRSLLVRKREDGGEDIFPLENYGVKMVSMGLLVGRDQPVIWRGPMLNGVIRQFLYQVQWGELDYLIVDMPPGTGDAQLTLVQAVPLAGAVIVTTPQSVALLDSRKGLNMFRQLGVPILGIVENMSYFIPPDLPDRQYDIFGSAGGETTARELGVPLLGRIPLEIALRQGGDAGQPIVVGQPESASAQALQQIAKTLAGRVSMLALGAG, via the coding sequence ATGACCACCTCCACCCTCGATGCTGCCGCCATCCTTGAGGCGTTGCGCCCGGTTCAAGATCCGGAGCTGCGCCGCAGCCTGGTGGAACTGAACATGATCCGCGACATTCGCGTCGAGCCCAAGCGGGTGGCCTTTACCCTGGTGCTGACCACGCCGGCCTGCCCCTTGCGGGAATTCATTGTGGACGAGTGCAAAGCTGCCATCCGCCGCTTGGCCCCAGTTGAAGCCATTGATGTCACAGTAACGGCGGAAACCCCCCGCTCCCCTTCTCTGCCGGATCGCCAGTCTGTCCCCGGCGTGCGCAACATCATCGCCATCTCCAGCGGCAAGGGAGGCGTGGGCAAAACCTCCGTCTCGGTCAATGTGGCCGTGGCCCTGGCCCAGAGCGGAGCGCGGGTGGGGCTGCTGGATGCCGATATCTACGGCCCCAATGTGCCGCTGATGCTGGGCCTCCAGGATCGCTCTTTGTTGGTGCGCAAGCGGGAGGACGGCGGCGAAGACATCTTCCCCCTGGAAAATTACGGCGTCAAGATGGTGTCGATGGGCCTGCTGGTGGGGCGGGATCAGCCGGTGATCTGGCGGGGGCCAATGCTCAACGGCGTCATCCGGCAGTTTCTCTATCAGGTGCAGTGGGGGGAGCTGGACTATCTCATCGTGGATATGCCCCCCGGCACCGGCGACGCCCAACTGACCCTGGTGCAGGCGGTGCCCTTGGCCGGCGCCGTGATCGTCACCACACCGCAGTCGGTGGCCCTGCTGGATAGCCGCAAGGGCTTGAACATGTTTCGCCAGTTGGGGGTGCCCATCCTCGGCATTGTCGAGAACATGAGCTACTTCATTCCCCCCGACCTGCCGGATCGCCAGTACGACATCTTTGGCTCAGCAGGCGGAGAGACCACGGCCCGCGAGCTGGGTGTCCCACTGCTGGGGCGGATCCCGCTGGAAATTGCCCTGCGGCAGGGGGGAGATGCGGGCCAGCCCATCGTGGTCGGTCAGCCTGAGTCTGCTTCTGCCCAAGCTCTGCAGCAGATCGCCAAAACCTTGGCCGGCCGCGTCTCCATGCTGGCCTTGGGGGCCGGCTAG
- a CDS encoding BamA/TamA family outer membrane protein encodes MRSAAWAQSAPPPGTLDLRTNGDTPAQPSPTPTPAAGEPEVLVAEVVVEGTDDPELIEQVYKAIRTRAGEVSTRSQLREDINAVFATGFFADVRAVPSDTPLGVRVTFEVKPNPILKAVRTEGAKVLDPEVLKKAFADQEGRVLNFGELQAAVAEIEQWYADKGYVLAKVTDVRSSEDGTLTLEIAEGEIEDIRVQGNTRTRDFIITRELKTKPGDVFNRNQIQKDLQAVFDLNLFQDVNVGLNPGQDPNKVVVVVNVEERRTGTLSGTIGVSSATGVFAGLNVSEENLGGNNQSASFNVQVGTNETLFDLNFTDPRIATLEIPTSYNVNIANQQSSSFVFNEGLTLPNGDPVRINRLGGGVTFSRPIGGNWRASLGTRVQFVEARNSNGEQERFDVLGNPITFSASGQDSYTTLRFGLVHDSRDNPNSPSQGSVFRLSTEQSVRLLENGLNANRLETSYSQFIPVKLFETRSERPQVLAFDVRAGTTIGDLAPYDAFPIGGGSSVRGFFEGGVGSGRSFATATAELRFPLFDPVGAVVFADYGTDLGSGAAVIGNPAAVRNKPGSGLGLGAGIRIQSPLGPLRIDYAIGQGEAGRPQLHFGIGEKF; translated from the coding sequence ATGCGATCCGCGGCTTGGGCGCAATCAGCTCCCCCGCCCGGCACCCTGGATCTGCGCACCAATGGCGATACCCCCGCCCAACCCTCCCCTACACCTACCCCAGCCGCTGGCGAGCCAGAAGTTTTGGTAGCGGAAGTGGTGGTGGAAGGAACCGACGACCCAGAGTTGATCGAGCAGGTTTACAAGGCTATTCGCACGCGGGCCGGCGAGGTCTCCACTCGCTCCCAACTGCGGGAAGACATCAATGCTGTGTTTGCCACTGGGTTTTTTGCCGATGTGCGGGCGGTGCCCTCCGATACGCCCCTGGGGGTGCGGGTTACCTTTGAGGTCAAGCCCAATCCGATCCTCAAAGCCGTGCGCACAGAAGGGGCAAAAGTTCTGGATCCGGAGGTGCTCAAGAAGGCCTTTGCCGATCAAGAAGGGCGGGTGCTCAACTTTGGCGAGCTGCAAGCGGCAGTGGCCGAGATCGAGCAGTGGTACGCCGACAAGGGCTACGTGCTGGCCAAGGTGACCGACGTGCGCTCCTCCGAAGATGGCACCCTCACTCTGGAAATTGCCGAAGGGGAGATCGAGGACATTCGCGTTCAAGGCAACACCAGAACCCGCGACTTCATCATCACCCGCGAGCTCAAGACCAAGCCAGGGGATGTGTTTAACCGCAACCAAATCCAGAAGGATCTCCAGGCAGTTTTCGACCTTAACCTTTTTCAAGATGTGAATGTTGGGCTCAACCCTGGCCAGGATCCCAACAAGGTGGTGGTGGTGGTGAACGTGGAAGAGCGCCGCACCGGCACCTTGAGCGGCACCATCGGCGTCAGCTCGGCCACAGGGGTCTTTGCCGGCCTCAACGTCTCGGAAGAAAACTTGGGCGGCAACAACCAAAGCGCCAGCTTCAACGTGCAGGTGGGCACCAACGAAACTCTGTTTGACCTCAACTTCACCGACCCGCGCATTGCCACGCTGGAGATCCCCACCTCCTACAACGTCAACATCGCCAACCAGCAGAGCTCCAGCTTTGTCTTCAACGAGGGATTGACCCTGCCCAACGGGGATCCCGTGCGCATCAACCGGCTGGGCGGCGGCGTCACCTTCTCCCGTCCCATTGGGGGCAATTGGCGGGCCAGCCTGGGCACCCGCGTCCAATTTGTGGAAGCCCGCAACAGCAACGGCGAGCAGGAGCGCTTCGATGTGCTGGGCAACCCGATTACCTTCAGCGCAAGCGGCCAAGACAGCTACACCACCCTGCGGTTCGGCCTTGTCCACGACAGCCGCGACAACCCCAACAGCCCCAGCCAGGGATCCGTCTTTCGCCTCTCCACCGAACAGTCGGTCCGTCTGTTGGAGAACGGCCTCAACGCCAACCGCCTCGAGACCAGCTACAGCCAGTTCATTCCCGTCAAGCTGTTCGAGACGCGCAGCGAGCGACCGCAGGTGCTGGCTTTTGACGTGCGGGCGGGCACCACGATTGGCGACTTGGCTCCCTACGATGCTTTCCCCATCGGCGGGGGCAGCTCGGTGCGGGGATTTTTTGAGGGCGGCGTCGGCTCCGGTCGCAGCTTTGCCACGGCGACGGCGGAGTTGCGCTTCCCCCTGTTCGACCCGGTGGGGGCGGTGGTCTTCGCCGACTACGGCACCGATCTGGGCAGCGGCGCGGCGGTCATCGGCAATCCGGCGGCGGTGCGCAACAAGCCGGGCAGCGGCTTGGGGCTGGGGGCCGGCATCCGCATCCAATCTCCCTTGGGGCCGCTGCGCATCGACTACGCCATCGGGCAAGGGGAGGCCGGCCGGCCTCAACTGCACTTTGGCATTGGCGAGAAGTTCTAG
- the cysE gene encoding serine O-acetyltransferase, translating to MLTESSRVSGTKSLPSAVESPETGGSDSPSSAKPEPKLGFWQQFWEDIDCVFERDPAARNRWEVLLTYPGVHALFLHRIAHWLWKRRCFFLARLLSFISRSFTLIEIHPAARIGRRFFIDHGCGVVIGETAEIGDDVTLYHGVTLGGTSWTKGKRHPTLEDGVIVGTGAKILGPVRIGARARIGANAVVIQDVAPGMTVVGIPGRAVIPPHQRRIPAHGIDLDHHLMPDPVGRAIEQLLHRIQELEAQVARLNQEREQDRQDQVRCE from the coding sequence ATGCTAACAGAGTCCTCTCGTGTTAGCGGGACGAAGTCCTTGCCGTCGGCGGTGGAAAGCCCCGAGACAGGGGGGAGTGATTCTCCCTCTTCTGCCAAGCCGGAGCCAAAACTGGGGTTCTGGCAGCAATTCTGGGAAGACATCGACTGTGTCTTCGAGCGGGATCCGGCGGCGCGCAACCGCTGGGAGGTGCTTCTCACCTACCCAGGGGTACATGCTCTCTTCCTGCACCGCATCGCCCATTGGCTGTGGAAACGGCGCTGCTTTTTTCTGGCCCGCTTGCTCAGTTTCATTTCTCGCTCCTTTACGTTGATCGAAATTCACCCGGCAGCCCGGATTGGACGGCGCTTTTTCATCGACCATGGTTGTGGCGTGGTGATCGGGGAGACGGCGGAAATTGGCGATGACGTCACCCTCTACCACGGGGTTACCTTGGGGGGCACCTCTTGGACCAAAGGTAAACGGCATCCCACCCTAGAAGATGGGGTGATTGTGGGCACAGGGGCGAAGATCCTGGGGCCGGTTCGCATCGGTGCTAGAGCCCGCATCGGAGCCAACGCAGTGGTGATTCAAGATGTGGCCCCCGGCATGACGGTGGTCGGGATCCCAGGTCGAGCGGTCATCCCACCCCATCAACGCCGCATCCCCGCCCATGGCATCGATCTAGATCACCACCTCATGCCTGACCCAGTGGGACGGGCGATCGAGCAGTTGTTGCACCGCATTCAAGAGCTGGAAGCCCAGGTGGCCCGCCTCAACCAAGAGCGGGAACAGGACCGCCAGGATCAGGTCAGATGCGAATGA
- the grxD gene encoding Grx4 family monothiol glutaredoxin, producing MDPLLEEKIRNQVRTHKVLIYMKGTPEMPLCGFSYAAVRILDSLGFPYTAINVLEDPELRQGIKEFSNWPTIPQIYIDGEFVGGCDILQEMHARNELRPLIEAAFAKAGTQS from the coding sequence CTGGATCCCCTTTTGGAAGAGAAAATCCGCAACCAGGTCCGCACGCACAAGGTGCTGATTTACATGAAGGGCACCCCAGAAATGCCCCTGTGTGGGTTTTCCTACGCCGCCGTTCGCATATTGGATAGCTTGGGCTTCCCCTACACGGCAATTAACGTGCTGGAGGATCCTGAGCTTCGCCAAGGGATCAAAGAGTTTTCCAACTGGCCGACCATTCCGCAGATCTATATTGACGGGGAGTTTGTGGGCGGCTGCGACATCCTCCAAGAGATGCACGCCCGCAACGAGTTGCGTCCCCTGATCGAGGCGGCTTTTGCCAAGGCCGGCACTCAATCTTAA
- a CDS encoding BolA family protein produces MLTSNRLRQLLAEKLQALYVHVEDESHRHAGHGERQQGSGGHYRVQVVSPLFAGKTSLQRHRLVYAALAEEMGQSIHALALQTYSPEEHDSSQ; encoded by the coding sequence ATGCTCACCTCGAACCGCCTTCGGCAGCTCTTGGCTGAGAAGCTGCAAGCCCTCTACGTCCACGTGGAGGACGAATCACACCGCCATGCCGGCCATGGGGAACGGCAACAGGGATCCGGGGGGCACTACCGCGTGCAGGTGGTGTCGCCTCTGTTTGCCGGCAAAACTTCTCTGCAACGGCATCGCCTGGTGTACGCCGCCCTGGCCGAGGAGATGGGGCAGAGTATCCATGCTTTGGCGTTGCAAACTTACAGCCCGGAAGAGCATGACTCTAGTCAATAA
- a CDS encoding phage holin family protein: protein MAALLATWLMSALSVMILAWLLPGIHVSGFGGALVAALAIGLVNSLVKPLLQLITLPLTIFTFGLFSLILNAICLLIADKLAGDAFKVDNFGWALVGAIALSIISSLVRSIFEQAA from the coding sequence ATGGCAGCTCTTTTGGCCACCTGGCTGATGTCGGCCTTGAGCGTGATGATTTTGGCCTGGCTTTTGCCCGGGATCCACGTCTCCGGGTTTGGAGGTGCCTTGGTGGCGGCGCTGGCCATTGGTTTGGTGAATAGCTTGGTGAAGCCACTCCTGCAGTTGATTACCCTACCGCTTACGATCTTCACTTTTGGTCTGTTTTCCCTAATTTTGAACGCCATTTGCTTGCTCATTGCCGACAAGCTTGCCGGTGACGCCTTCAAGGTTGACAACTTCGGCTGGGCACTGGTTGGGGCAATTGCCCTCTCCATCATTAGCAGCTTGGTTCGGAGCATTTTTGAACAAGCTGCTTAG